GTACAGTATGAGACACAGAGATCGGTGTGTCTCTGCTGAGCGACTCACCTTGCTGCTCCACAGCCTCCAGAGGTGGCTGGCCCAGGCCCTGCGTTACAGTACTCTGGTTGGTACAGTATGAGACACAGGGTAGTGTGTCTCTGCTGAGCGACTCACCTTGCTGTTCCACAGCCTCAGGAGTGGCTGGCCCAGGCCCTGCGTTACAGTACTCCTGGTTGGTACAGTATGAGACACAGAGATCAGTGTGTCTCTGCTGAGCTGACTCACCTTGCTGTTCCACAGCCTCAGAGGTGGTTGGCCCAGGCCCTGCCGTTACAGTACTCCTGGTTGGTACAGTATGAGACACAGAGATCAGTGTGTCTCTGCTGAGCGACTCACCTTGCTGTTCCACAGCCTCAGAGGTGGCTGGCCCAGGCCCTGCGTTACAGTACTCCTGGTTGGCAGTATGAGACACAGAGATCAGTGTGTCTCTGCTGAGCGACTCACCTTGCTGTTCCACAGCCTCAGAGGTGGTTGGCCCAGGCCCTGCGTTGCAGTACTCCTGGTTGGTACAGTATGAGACACAGAGATCAGTGTGTCTCTGCTGAGCGACTCACCTTGCTGTTCCACAGCCTCAGAGGTGGCTGGCCCAGGCCCTGCGTTACAGTACTCCTGGTTGGTACAGTATGAGACACAGAGATCAGTGTGTCTCTGCTGAGCGACTCACCTTGCTGCTCCACAGCCTCAGAGGTGGCTGGCCCAGGCCCTGCGTTACAGTACTCCTGGTTGGTACAGTATGAGACACAGAGATCAGTGTGTCTCTGCTGAGCGACTCACCTTGCTGTTCCACAGCCTCAGAGGTGCGTTACAGTACTCCTGGTTGTTTTATTATGAGACACAGAGATCCTGCTGAAGGCTCACCTTGCTGCTCCACAGCCTCAGAGGTAGCTGGCCCCAGGCCCTGCAGTACTCCTGGTTGGTACAGTATGAGACACAGAGATCAGTGTGTCTCTGCTGAGCGACTCACCTTGCTGTTCCACAGCCTCAGAGGTGGCTGGCCCAGGCCCTGCGTTACAGTACTCCTGGTTGGTACAGTATGAGACACAGAGATCAGTGTGTCTCTGCTGAGCGACTCACCTTGCTGTTCCACAGCCTCAGAGGTGGCTGGCCCAGGCCCTGCGTTACAGTACTCCTGGTTGGGGTGCTTCTTGCTGTAATGTCTCTTCAGGGGTCCTGCTATGTTACAGGAGTAGTGACAGTGGCCGCAGCGGTAGGGCTGTGGAAAACACATTTCAATGGGCTTCAATAATGAAGACTAGAAAGGGTCCTTTTTTTCTGAGGGAACATTGTGCTGCTCCCTTAAGCTGTCCAAATGTACTTCATGGTAGTGGAAGTTGAACCTGTTAGAGGCTGGTGTTGATACGTTGATGCTAGTGACTGTATTATAAAAGCTTTATATAGAGAGACGGCCCTCCTCTGATTACCTTGAAAGAGGCGTGCTGCTCCATGTGTCGTACCAGTAGAGGTTTCTGTGCAGCGCTGTAATCACACTCTGTACACTGGAACTGCTtgcctacagtatggagggacagagacaggatgacaatactcatcaggtacatacctaaccctacagtatggagggacatacctaaccctacagtatggagggacatacctaaccctacagtatggagggacatacctaaccctacagtatggagggacagagacaggatgacaatactcatcaggtacatacctaaccctacagtatggagggacagagacaggatgactgaatactcatcaggtacatacctaaccctacagtatggagggacagagacaggatgactgaatactcatcaggtacatacctaaccctacagtatggagggacagagacaggatgactgaatactcatcaggtacatacctaaccctacagtagaGACATGATGACAATACTcatcaggtacatacctaaccctacagtatggagggacatacctaaccctacagtatggagggacagagacaggatgacaatACTCATACTACCatcagtatggaggtacatacctaacccaacagtatggagggacatacctaaccctacagtatggagggacataccctaaccctacagtatggagggacatactaaccctacagtatgaggacatacctaaccctacagtatggaggtacatacctaacccctacagtatggagggacatacctaaccctacagtatgggtACATTTCTaactacagtatggagggacagagacaggatgacaatactcatcaggtacatacctaaccctacagtatggagggacatacctaaccctacagtagcggaggacatacctaaccctacagtatggaggacatacctaaccctacagtatggaggacatacctaaccctacagtatggagggacagagacaggacaacatctcatcaggtacatacctaaccctacagtatggaggga
The window above is part of the Oncorhynchus gorbuscha isolate QuinsamMale2020 ecotype Even-year unplaced genomic scaffold, OgorEven_v1.0 Un_scaffold_16354, whole genome shotgun sequence genome. Proteins encoded here:
- the LOC124030819 gene encoding zinc finger protein ZFAT-like, whose protein sequence is VKPFKCSLCDYASRSKSNLKAHMSRHTTEKKHLCDMCGKKFKSKVTLKSHKLMHTEDGKQFQCTECDYSAAQKPLLVRHMEQHASFKPYRCGHCHYSCNIAGPLKRHYSKKHPNQEYCNAGPGPATSEAVEQQGESLSRDTLISVSHTVPTRSTVTQGLGQPPLRLWNSKVSRSAETH